One genomic region from Sulfurimonas sp. encodes:
- a CDS encoding type II toxin-antitoxin system RelE/ParE family toxin, with translation MKEIKFYKTLSGKSPIEDFLDSLSSKEAQKVTWVLSLIEDMDNVSTKFYKRLSNCDGIIEIRAQIGKNNFRLLGFEYDGIFVVLTNSFKKTGCLLRVKTKKFQSLKLL, from the coding sequence ATGAAAGAAATTAAATTCTATAAAACATTATCAGGAAAAAGTCCTATTGAAGATTTTCTTGATTCATTGTCTTCAAAAGAAGCTCAAAAAGTTACATGGGTTTTGAGTCTAATTGAAGATATGGACAATGTGTCTACTAAATTTTATAAAAGACTTAGTAATTGTGATGGAATTATAGAAATAAGAGCTCAAATTGGTAAAAACAATTTTAGACTTTTAGGTTTTGAATATGATGGCATATTTGTTGTACTTACAAATAGCTTCAAAAAGACGGGGTGCCTCTTGAGGGTAAAGACCAAAAAGTTCCAAAGTTTGAAATTACTTTAG
- a CDS encoding helix-turn-helix transcriptional regulator: MSDLKKYILKRKKSDTEFTLNFDDGYQEFKIGEMLKLARKETGFTQEQIAEAMHTKKSAISRIENHAQDIRLSTLQAFAHIMGKELKIQLV, encoded by the coding sequence ATGAGTGATTTAAAAAAATATATTTTAAAAAGAAAAAAAAGTGATACTGAGTTTACTTTAAATTTTGATGATGGATATCAAGAGTTTAAAATAGGTGAAATGTTAAAACTTGCTAGAAAAGAAACAGGTTTTACTCAAGAACAGATAGCGGAAGCAATGCATACAAAAAAATCTGCAATTTCTAGAATAGAAAATCATGCTCAAGATATTAGACTATCAACGCTTCAAGCTTTTGCTCATATAATGGGTAAAGAGCTAAAAATCCAACTAGTTTAA
- a CDS encoding helix-hairpin-helix domain-containing protein, which yields MKNPNRKTVSKLEALPNLGKAISSDLRLIGISKPQNLIGKNPFDLYNELCIKKGEPVDHCVIDVFMSVVDFMEGGEPQPWWTFTQKRKQTFKEGK from the coding sequence ATGAAAAATCCAAATAGAAAAACTGTTTCAAAACTAGAAGCCTTACCAAATCTTGGAAAAGCTATTAGTTCAGACCTAAGATTAATTGGTATATCTAAACCTCAAAATTTAATTGGAAAAAATCCTTTTGACTTGTACAATGAACTTTGTATAAAAAAAGGTGAACCTGTTGACCATTGTGTTATAGATGTCTTTATGTCTGTAGTAGATTTTATGGAAGGTGGAGAACCACAACCATGGTGGACTTTTACACAAAAACGAAAACAAACTTTTAAAGAGGGAAAATAA
- a CDS encoding VOC family protein, which yields MNVHEKINYVELPAKDLQATKTFFTKVFDWSFADYGSEYIAFSKEGLDGGFYKSNLSSSTTNGSALIVFYSNDLKTTQSKIIDADGSIIKPIFEFPGGHRFHFSDPNGNEFAVWSDKGA from the coding sequence ATGAATGTACATGAAAAAATCAACTATGTTGAATTACCAGCTAAAGATCTTCAAGCTACAAAAACTTTTTTTACCAAAGTATTTGATTGGTCATTTGCAGATTATGGTTCTGAGTATATTGCATTTTCAAAAGAGGGACTTGATGGAGGATTTTATAAATCTAATCTGTCTTCATCAACAACAAATGGAAGTGCTTTAATCGTTTTTTATAGTAATGATTTAAAAACTACTCAATCAAAAATTATAGATGCTGATGGTTCTATAATAAAACCAATATTTGAGTTCCCTGGTGGTCATAGGTTTCATTTTAGTGACCCTAATGGTAATGAATTTGCAGTTTGGTCAGACAAAGGTGCATAA
- a CDS encoding ClbS/DfsB family four-helix bundle protein, which produces MPRPKNKDELLELSNSNFKKMFELIESFGEEEIINGKIPFEDRDKNIRDILAHLHQWHLMMLDWHKVGMSREKPDIPAKGYTFRTIASLNQKIWKNYQTTKYDEILKMLEKSFLEVQEVINKYNDEELFEKKRYKWTGTTSLASYLISATSSHYDWAMKKLKKYKKALKIYK; this is translated from the coding sequence ATGCCAAGACCTAAAAATAAAGATGAACTTTTAGAACTAAGCAATAGTAATTTTAAGAAAATGTTTGAATTAATAGAGTCTTTTGGTGAAGAAGAAATCATAAACGGTAAAATACCATTTGAAGATAGAGATAAAAATATAAGAGATATCTTAGCACATCTTCATCAATGGCACTTGATGATGTTAGATTGGCATAAAGTTGGAATGAGTAGAGAAAAACCCGATATTCCTGCAAAGGGTTATACTTTTAGAACTATTGCATCACTAAATCAAAAAATTTGGAAAAATTATCAAACAACCAAATATGATGAAATATTAAAGATGCTTGAAAAATCATTTTTAGAAGTTCAAGAAGTTATAAATAAATACAACGATGAAGAATTGTTTGAAAAAAAGAGATATAAATGGACAGGTACAACATCCTTAGCCTCTTATCTCATTTCAGCAACATCAAGTCACTATGATTGGGCAATGAAAAAACTTAAAAAGTATAAAAAAGCACTAAAAATATACAAATAA
- a CDS encoding GyrI-like domain-containing protein translates to MRVEEIEEKLIYGISTRTKNSNEMDPKTAKIGAIWQKFYSTVEVNYKDGERVYGIYYNFESDANGEFDVLAGYEISNENLDKITIQKGKYLVFHKTLKETDDNARIQAVIETWGKIWKYFSNENSQYKRVYKTDFEHYKEKNEIEIYISIE, encoded by the coding sequence ATGAGAGTAGAAGAGATTGAAGAAAAATTAATATATGGTATTTCAACAAGAACAAAAAATTCAAATGAAATGGATCCAAAAACTGCAAAAATAGGTGCTATATGGCAAAAATTTTATAGTACAGTAGAAGTAAATTATAAAGATGGTGAAAGAGTTTACGGAATTTACTATAACTTTGAGTCAGATGCAAATGGTGAATTTGATGTACTAGCAGGGTATGAGATTTCAAATGAGAATTTAGACAAAATCACAATTCAAAAAGGTAAATATTTAGTGTTTCATAAAACACTCAAAGAAACTGATGATAATGCAAGAATACAAGCAGTCATAGAAACTTGGGGTAAAATTTGGAAGTATTTTTCAAATGAAAACTCTCAATACAAAAGAGTTTATAAAACTGATTTTGAACACTATAAAGAGAAAAATGAAATAGAAATTTATATTTCAATAGAATAA
- a CDS encoding transposase: MEKIKKDLLLIDAFCEDLTANETTKKTKLNYITVTNRFKLFRVLIANFLEDIYRDKNVIEYDEYTYLPQSKKRVKENIFDAHNFITFHFENQVFNLLMPSLHVYKKQFLDDAAEEAYFKEFSKYMMLNKISKTQKRENIITKFWLYFEDSILKYKGIENKNFFLYLKEIEFKFNYKKTKQKEILKALYYA; the protein is encoded by the coding sequence TTGGAAAAAATAAAAAAAGATTTACTCTTAATAGACGCTTTTTGTGAAGACTTAACAGCCAATGAAACTACAAAAAAAACTAAACTAAATTATATAACTGTAACAAATAGATTTAAGCTTTTTAGAGTGCTAATAGCTAACTTTCTTGAAGATATATATAGAGATAAAAATGTTATAGAATATGATGAATACACTTATTTGCCACAAAGTAAAAAAAGAGTAAAAGAAAATATTTTTGATGCTCATAATTTTATTACTTTTCATTTTGAAAACCAAGTCTTTAATCTACTTATGCCAAGTCTACATGTTTACAAAAAACAGTTTTTAGATGATGCAGCGGAGGAAGCCTACTTTAAAGAGTTTTCAAAATACATGATGTTAAATAAAATCTCAAAAACGCAAAAAAGAGAAAATATCATCACAAAATTTTGGCTTTATTTTGAAGACTCTATACTAAAATACAAAGGCATAGAAAATAAAAACTTTTTTCTTTATTTAAAAGAGATTGAGTTTAAATTTAATTATAAAAAGACTAAACAAAAAGAGATACTTAAAGCTCTTTATTATGCATAG
- the hypB gene encoding hydrogenase nickel incorporation protein HypB — protein sequence MCKDCGCSITDSVGHSHTHEHSHGNSSEHQGAHQHLHDNPQLNDPKTISIITKILDKNDHEAGHNRQHFDSKNVLCINLMSSPGSGKTALLEHLADVCDFKFGVVEGDLETSRDADRLKAKGIEAHQIQTGSACHLDAFMVHKALHHMDLDAMDVCFIENVGNLVCPASYDVGSHLNIILVSIPEGEDKIIKYPVMFRKADLVLFTKVDLLPHFDYDMEKEKADARKLKPNVDILEVSTKDEESIKKVAQWIKFKMEMR from the coding sequence ATGTGTAAAGATTGCGGTTGTAGTATAACAGATAGTGTGGGACATTCTCACACACACGAACACTCTCATGGAAATTCGTCAGAACATCAAGGTGCACATCAGCATCTACATGATAACCCACAGTTAAACGATCCAAAAACTATATCTATAATTACAAAAATATTAGATAAAAATGATCATGAAGCAGGGCATAATAGACAGCATTTTGATTCAAAAAATGTACTTTGTATAAACTTGATGAGTTCTCCTGGAAGTGGAAAAACTGCTTTGTTAGAGCATCTAGCAGATGTATGTGATTTTAAATTTGGTGTTGTTGAAGGTGATTTAGAAACAAGTAGAGATGCTGATAGATTAAAAGCCAAAGGTATAGAGGCTCATCAAATTCAAACAGGTTCAGCTTGTCACTTAGATGCTTTTATGGTTCATAAAGCTCTGCACCATATGGACTTAGATGCTATGGATGTTTGTTTTATAGAAAATGTTGGTAACTTAGTTTGTCCAGCATCTTATGATGTTGGAAGTCATTTAAATATCATTTTAGTGAGTATTCCTGAAGGTGAAGATAAAATTATCAAATATCCTGTAATGTTTCGTAAAGCTGATTTAGTGCTTTTTACCAAGGTTGATTTACTTCCGCACTTCGATTATGACATGGAAAAAGAAAAAGCAGATGCAAGAAAGTTAAAACCAAATGTTGATATACTTGAAGTTAGTACAAAAGATGAAGAAAGTATAAAAAAAGTAGCACAGTGGATAAAATTTAAAATGGAGATGAGATAA
- a CDS encoding HypC/HybG/HupF family hydrogenase formation chaperone: MCLSIPSKVVKIDKETNTATVDTMGVQRAASLDLLEVGDVKIGDYVLLHIGFVMNKIDETEALESLELYKEIIEAMNEEDRQMAILEDDECANRGA, translated from the coding sequence ATGTGTCTTTCAATCCCTTCAAAAGTAGTTAAAATTGATAAAGAAACAAATACTGCAACAGTTGATACAATGGGTGTTCAAAGAGCCGCAAGTTTAGATTTACTCGAAGTTGGCGATGTGAAAATAGGCGATTATGTACTTCTTCATATAGGTTTTGTAATGAATAAAATTGATGAAACAGAAGCACTTGAGAGTTTAGAACTTTATAAAGAAATTATTGAAGCGATGAATGAAGAAGATAGACAGATGGCAATACTAGAAGACGACGAGTGTGCAAATAGAGGAGCTTAA
- the hypD gene encoding hydrogenase formation protein HypD, producing the protein MELKLNNLYDDFRDGNTIKAFAKIINEDAKKLKKPINIMEVCGGHTHTIMKFGIPQLLPKNIKFVHGPGCPVCIIPKERIDHAYVLSMQEDVILVTLGDMIKVPGSKGSLQDARAKGADVRFVYSPLDCIKIANDNPSKKVIFFAIGFETTTPMTAALLNAVVNKKITNIYFHINHVTVPEVMKELIDSRDVHVDSYNNKIDAFLGPSHVSVISGSKIYEEFPRDYKRPVVVTGFEPVDVMQGISMIVKQFVEDRCELEIEYKRLVTHEGNIKAQKLIEKYFDKADLFKWRGLGNIPKSGLKLKTEFSEYDAEVIYKDVLPLEEIEDHKLCICGDILRGMASPPECTIFGTACKPTSPIGSCMVSSEGACSAYYKYGNLI; encoded by the coding sequence ATGGAGTTAAAATTAAACAACCTCTATGATGATTTTAGAGATGGAAATACCATTAAAGCCTTTGCTAAAATCATAAATGAAGATGCAAAAAAATTAAAAAAACCTATAAATATTATGGAAGTTTGTGGTGGTCATACTCATACTATTATGAAGTTTGGTATTCCTCAACTCTTACCTAAAAATATTAAATTTGTTCACGGTCCAGGTTGCCCTGTTTGTATTATTCCAAAAGAGAGAATTGACCATGCTTATGTTTTAAGTATGCAAGAAGATGTTATCTTGGTTACTTTAGGCGATATGATAAAAGTACCAGGAAGTAAAGGTAGTCTTCAAGATGCTAGAGCTAAAGGTGCTGATGTTAGATTTGTTTACTCTCCCTTAGATTGTATAAAAATAGCAAATGATAACCCAAGTAAAAAAGTAATATTTTTTGCGATAGGTTTTGAAACTACTACTCCAATGACAGCGGCACTTCTTAATGCTGTAGTTAATAAAAAAATAACAAATATATACTTTCATATAAATCATGTAACAGTTCCTGAGGTTATGAAAGAGCTAATCGATAGCAGAGATGTTCATGTTGATAGTTATAATAATAAGATTGATGCCTTTTTAGGACCATCTCATGTAAGTGTTATAAGTGGAAGTAAAATCTATGAAGAGTTTCCGCGAGATTATAAAAGACCAGTTGTTGTGACTGGGTTTGAGCCTGTTGATGTTATGCAAGGTATTAGCATGATAGTTAAGCAGTTCGTAGAAGATAGATGCGAGCTTGAAATAGAATATAAAAGACTTGTAACTCATGAGGGAAATATAAAAGCTCAAAAACTGATAGAAAAGTATTTTGATAAAGCAGACCTGTTTAAATGGCGAGGTTTAGGAAACATACCTAAGAGCGGATTGAAATTAAAAACAGAATTTAGTGAGTATGATGCTGAAGTAATTTATAAAGATGTGTTGCCACTTGAAGAGATAGAAGACCATAAGCTTTGCATCTGTGGAGATATACTAAGAGGTATGGCATCTCCTCCCGAATGCACGATATTTGGTACTGCTTGTAAACCAACTTCTCCTATTGGAAGTTGTATGGTTAGTAGTGAAGGTGCATGTTCGGCTTACTATAAATATGGAAATTTGATATAA
- a CDS encoding Fic family protein, whose protein sequence is MSYQPPFTITSKMLNLVSEITESLTKIESTQKTSITPYLRRTNRIKTLAGTLEIEGNFLGEEKITAILDGKRVLGTVRELAEVDGAIKAYEKFEEYKYDSLDDLLKAHEILMNGILTKAGTFRRVNVGVGSESGVSHVAPPHDRVPELMSDLFEWLKNSDDHPLIKSSVFHYEFEFIHPFGDGNGRIGRLWQSVILYNYKSIFSSIATESIVRDYQDRYYKALEGSGELGESTPFIEFMLEVIFKAIKNVPNDVPENVPKDREVSILNLIVGNSKITVKELALKFEVNEKTIKRDLEKLKEENKIKRVGSARSGYWEVI, encoded by the coding sequence ATGAGTTATCAACCACCTTTTACTATCACCTCTAAGATGCTAAATCTAGTGAGTGAGATAACTGAATCTTTAACTAAAATAGAGAGCACTCAAAAGACTTCAATAACTCCATATCTGAGAAGAACAAATCGTATAAAAACACTTGCTGGTACTTTAGAGATAGAAGGAAACTTTTTAGGTGAAGAAAAAATTACAGCTATCTTAGATGGTAAAAGAGTTCTCGGTACTGTGCGAGAACTTGCAGAAGTAGATGGAGCTATAAAAGCGTATGAGAAATTTGAAGAGTACAAGTATGATTCTTTGGATGACCTACTTAAAGCACACGAAATACTAATGAATGGCATTTTAACAAAAGCAGGAACTTTTAGAAGAGTTAATGTTGGAGTTGGCAGTGAAAGTGGCGTAAGTCATGTAGCACCACCGCATGATAGAGTTCCAGAATTGATGAGCGATTTGTTTGAGTGGCTAAAAAACTCAGATGATCATCCTCTGATAAAAAGTAGTGTATTTCACTATGAGTTTGAATTTATTCACCCTTTTGGTGATGGTAATGGTCGCATCGGAAGACTTTGGCAAAGTGTAATTTTATATAACTACAAAAGTATTTTTTCTTCTATTGCCACTGAAAGTATTGTGAGAGACTATCAAGATAGATATTACAAAGCTTTAGAAGGTTCAGGTGAACTGGGAGAAAGTACGCCTTTTATCGAGTTTATGTTGGAAGTGATTTTTAAAGCGATAAAAAATGTCCCCAATGATGTCCCTGAAAATGTCCCTAAAGATAGAGAAGTTTCTATATTAAATTTAATAGTTGGAAATTCAAAAATAACAGTAAAAGAATTGGCATTAAAATTTGAAGTAAATGAGAAGACTATTAAAAGAGATTTAGAAAAATTAAAAGAAGAAAATAAAATTAAAAGAGTCGGTAGTGCTAGAAGTGGATATTGGGAAGTGATATAA
- a CDS encoding SixA phosphatase family protein — protein sequence MKKLYIIRHAKSSWEEVGFVDFDRPLNKRGKIDASKMGDRLRTKGVKPDIILSSDALRAKKTIKAIAKKVKFKNKIKFRKKIYEASLSTLHKMIKKVDNKNSTLFLCGHNFELNMMAQKYVGLDENIPTCGIVEIEFNCNKWKDISKQNARLISFDYPKN from the coding sequence ATGAAAAAACTATATATTATAAGACATGCAAAGTCAAGTTGGGAAGAAGTTGGTTTTGTCGATTTTGATAGACCTTTAAACAAAAGAGGTAAAATAGATGCTTCTAAGATGGGAGATAGATTAAGGACAAAAGGTGTAAAGCCTGACATCATACTTTCTTCTGACGCGTTAAGAGCAAAAAAAACTATAAAAGCTATTGCTAAAAAAGTAAAATTTAAAAATAAGATTAAGTTTAGAAAAAAAATATATGAAGCAAGTTTAAGTACTCTTCATAAGATGATAAAAAAAGTAGATAATAAAAACTCAACTTTATTTTTATGCGGACATAATTTTGAGTTAAATATGATGGCTCAAAAGTATGTTGGATTAGATGAAAATATTCCAACATGTGGGATAGTAGAGATTGAATTTAACTGTAATAAATGGAAAGATATAAGTAAACAAAATGCAAGATTAATTTCGTTTGATTATCCGAAAAACTAG
- the hypE gene encoding hydrogenase expression/formation protein HypE encodes MNKNITLAQGNGGQENNELITKVFYKAFKNEILERNEDAAVIHNGELAFSTDSFTVSPLFFPGADIGKLAVCGTCNDLAMMGAKPKYLTCSVIIEEGFAVRDLEKIVRSMKKELEINGAIVVSGDTKVVPKGSVDKIFINTTGIGEIMKKGISSNHITKEDVILVNRDIGCHGATIFVAREDIEMSSSLKSDCASLYPQVKALIDANIQITALRDATRGGVSAVLNEWAKQSDICIEVEEEKLPISNEVNGICEMLGFDATALANEGTFVLAIKEEDASRAVEILKTFENGSRATIIAKVTDTHKQKVILNSSWGTSRFLDTPSGELLPRIC; translated from the coding sequence ATGAATAAAAACATTACACTAGCACAAGGTAACGGCGGTCAAGAGAACAATGAACTTATAACTAAGGTTTTTTATAAAGCATTTAAAAATGAGATACTTGAACGAAATGAAGATGCAGCTGTTATCCATAATGGAGAGTTGGCTTTTTCTACTGATAGTTTTACGGTAAGTCCACTTTTTTTTCCTGGAGCGGATATCGGAAAGCTTGCAGTTTGTGGAACTTGTAATGACTTAGCTATGATGGGTGCAAAACCAAAGTATCTGACATGTAGTGTGATAATTGAAGAAGGTTTTGCAGTAAGAGATTTAGAAAAAATAGTTCGCAGTATGAAAAAAGAACTTGAAATAAATGGTGCTATTGTTGTAAGTGGAGATACTAAGGTTGTTCCAAAAGGTAGTGTTGATAAGATTTTTATAAACACTACTGGAATCGGTGAGATAATGAAAAAAGGAATTAGCTCAAACCATATCACTAAAGAAGATGTAATCTTAGTAAATCGTGACATCGGATGTCATGGTGCTACCATTTTTGTTGCTCGTGAAGATATTGAGATGAGTAGTTCACTAAAGAGTGATTGTGCTTCTTTATACCCACAAGTAAAAGCACTCATAGATGCTAACATACAGATAACTGCTCTTAGAGATGCTACAAGAGGTGGTGTTAGTGCTGTTTTAAATGAATGGGCAAAGCAGTCAGATATTTGCATCGAAGTTGAAGAAGAAAAATTGCCAATTAGTAATGAGGTTAATGGCATCTGTGAGATGCTTGGGTTTGACGCTACTGCTTTAGCAAATGAAGGTACTTTTGTTTTAGCTATAAAAGAAGAAGATGCTAGTAGAGCAGTTGAGATACTTAAAACATTTGAAAATGGCTCTAGAGCAACTATTATTGCAAAAGTTACCGATACACATAAACAAAAAGTTATTTTAAATAGTTCTTGGGGAACTTCAAGATTTTTAGATACTCCTAGTGGTGAGTTACTTCCTAGAATCTGTTAA
- a CDS encoding hydrogenase maturation protein, whose protein sequence is MKILLIVSAFNSLTQRVFCFLKDMNHTISIEYAISDEVMIDAVQRFKPDIIFCPFLKKFIPKEIFINTPSFILHPGIRGDRGHNSLDHALLQVKKEWGVVILKANEEFDAGEIYSEVNFVMRDATKASIYRDEVAEASIKATKELLVNLQNKSFIPIPQLKTPMHKYLKQVDRAINWEKDTSEDIIKKIRFSDSYPGVKDEFFGVSCYLFGVWKEERLKGKAKEVIAKRDGAICVGTIDGAIWISHLIKEGGFKLPATYVLKEKIKGVKEHRLSLIFDMSYKTFYEIGSHKDGDVSYLCFNFHNGAMHSEQCIRLKYAFEYLKESSKVIVLIGAEEFFSNGIHLNILQDSQKQGEDGWSNINAMNDLVKSIIFGDEVITVASLHKNAGAGGVFLALACDYVVASEKTVLNPHYKTLGLSGSEYHSFSLPKRVGEVKAKELLSRCLPISADEAKEINMIDEVFSQENYFDSLRVFCSALVEDEEKYEDYIYDKQDYLEENENFIDRCKEEELKIMHPEFWDKDSSFHILRHEFVHKTCPIKTPDRFKSY, encoded by the coding sequence ATGAAAATACTCTTAATTGTTTCAGCCTTTAACTCTTTAACACAAAGAGTTTTTTGTTTTCTTAAAGATATGAATCACACCATCTCAATAGAATATGCTATTAGTGATGAGGTAATGATAGATGCAGTCCAAAGATTTAAACCAGATATTATTTTTTGTCCATTTTTAAAAAAATTTATTCCAAAAGAAATATTTATAAATACTCCTTCGTTTATACTTCATCCAGGTATTAGAGGAGATAGAGGACATAACTCGCTTGACCATGCTCTTTTACAAGTGAAAAAAGAGTGGGGAGTAGTAATCCTCAAAGCAAATGAAGAATTTGATGCGGGAGAGATATACAGCGAAGTTAATTTTGTTATGCGAGATGCTACAAAGGCTTCTATATATAGAGATGAAGTTGCCGAGGCAAGTATAAAAGCAACAAAAGAACTTCTTGTAAATTTACAAAACAAAAGTTTTATACCAATCCCACAGTTAAAAACTCCTATGCATAAATATTTAAAACAAGTTGATAGAGCTATAAACTGGGAAAAAGATACAAGTGAAGATATTATAAAAAAAATTAGATTTAGTGATAGTTATCCTGGTGTGAAAGATGAGTTTTTTGGAGTTAGTTGTTATCTTTTTGGTGTTTGGAAAGAAGAACGCTTAAAAGGTAAAGCAAAAGAAGTTATCGCAAAAAGAGATGGTGCAATTTGTGTAGGAACAATAGATGGAGCTATTTGGATAAGTCATCTTATAAAAGAGGGTGGTTTTAAACTTCCAGCTACTTATGTTTTAAAAGAGAAGATTAAAGGCGTTAAAGAGCATAGACTTTCTCTCATCTTTGATATGAGTTATAAAACATTTTATGAAATCGGTTCTCACAAAGATGGCGATGTTTCATACTTATGTTTTAACTTTCATAATGGTGCGATGCACTCAGAACAGTGTATAAGACTTAAGTATGCATTTGAGTATTTAAAAGAGAGTTCAAAAGTTATAGTGCTTATAGGTGCTGAAGAGTTTTTTAGTAATGGCATCCATCTAAATATTTTGCAAGATTCTCAAAAACAGGGTGAAGATGGCTGGAGTAATATAAATGCTATGAATGATTTAGTTAAATCTATAATCTTTGGGGATGAAGTTATAACAGTAGCATCTCTTCATAAAAATGCAGGGGCAGGTGGTGTTTTTTTAGCTCTGGCTTGTGACTATGTAGTGGCATCTGAGAAAACTGTTTTAAACCCTCACTATAAAACTTTGGGCTTAAGTGGAAGTGAGTATCATTCGTTTTCTTTACCAAAAAGAGTAGGAGAAGTTAAAGCAAAAGAACTTCTAAGTAGATGCTTGCCAATAAGTGCAGATGAAGCAAAAGAGATAAATATGATTGATGAGGTTTTTTCACAAGAGAATTATTTTGATAGTTTAAGAGTTTTTTGTAGTGCTTTAGTAGAAGATGAAGAGAAATATGAAGATTATATATATGACAAACAAGATTATTTAGAAGAAAATGAAAATTTTATAGATAGATGCAAAGAAGAAGAATTAAAAATAATGCATCCTGAGTTTTGGGATAAAGATAGCTCTTTTCATATCCTAAGACATGAGTTTGTGCATAAAACATGTCCAATTAAAACACCAGATAGATTTAAATCGTACTAG
- the hypA gene encoding hydrogenase maturation nickel metallochaperone HypA: MHEYSIVQSLLDSCEDNARENNSTKVLKVVVKIGIMSGVEPSLLQTAFDTFKEKTICEEAEFIINMQDIVIKCNNCQKESTIGKLDYCCPICKGVDIKIIDGEDMYLMQLELN, translated from the coding sequence ATGCACGAGTATAGTATAGTTCAATCACTTTTGGATTCATGTGAAGATAATGCAAGAGAGAATAATTCTACAAAAGTATTAAAAGTAGTAGTTAAAATAGGTATTATGAGTGGAGTAGAACCAAGTTTACTTCAAACAGCATTTGATACATTTAAAGAAAAGACAATTTGTGAAGAAGCAGAGTTTATCATTAATATGCAAGATATAGTTATAAAATGTAATAATTGTCAAAAAGAATCAACAATAGGAAAATTAGACTACTGTTGCCCTATTTGTAAGGGTGTGGACATAAAAATTATCGATGGTGAAGATATGTATTTAATGCAATTAGAACTTAATTAA
- the rplU gene encoding 50S ribosomal protein L21 has translation MYAIIKNGGKQYKVQEGDILLLDKMSLEPKDTIEITEVLAINAGELKFGAPFVDGAVVTAEVINEGRERKIIIFKKRRRKDSKVKRGFRRDFTRVRITKIAA, from the coding sequence ATGTACGCAATTATCAAAAACGGTGGTAAACAATATAAAGTTCAAGAGGGTGACATTCTTTTATTAGACAAAATGTCATTAGAGCCAAAAGATACTATCGAAATTACAGAAGTTCTAGCAATTAATGCTGGTGAACTTAAATTCGGAGCTCCATTTGTAGATGGTGCCGTAGTTACTGCAGAAGTGATTAATGAAGGTCGTGAAAGAAAAATTATTATTTTCAAAAAACGCCGTCGTAAAGACTCTAAAGTTAAAAGAGGTTTCAGAAGAGATTTCACTCGTGTTCGCATCACGAAAATAGCTGCATAA
- the rpmA gene encoding 50S ribosomal protein L27, with product MAHKKGQGSTQNNRDSAGRRLGVKKFGGEVVIPGNIIIRQRGTKVHPGRNVGMGKDHTLFALIEGVVTFERKDKKRKQVSVVPAT from the coding sequence ATGGCACATAAGAAAGGTCAAGGTAGTACACAGAATAATCGTGACTCAGCTGGTAGAAGACTTGGTGTTAAGAAGTTTGGTGGTGAAGTAGTTATCCCTGGTAACATTATCATTCGTCAAAGAGGAACTAAAGTTCATCCAGGTAGAAATGTTGGTATGGGTAAAGACCACACTTTATTTGCACTAATTGAAGGCGTTGTTACTTTTGAGAGAAAAGATAAAAAACGCAAACAAGTTTCAGTAGTACCTGCTACATAA